In Thermoanaerobaculia bacterium, a single genomic region encodes these proteins:
- a CDS encoding TolC family protein, whose amino-acid sequence MADPAATGLTFDRAVALALERSPQVQSQSAELRRAEAELLGSRVYPFNPVIEASRARRDDGQEQTHDREVGISQEVEIAGQRGKRIATASSSLDAIRLRVSRARQELAANVGEAFVLALQARELEDLARFEQEIARSLAEFEQRRLDAGAGTLVDLNLARAAEGRAQRQVELAIASETAARATVAERIGLSPADLPRLEGALPESWPSAAPLEDLESRALDQRQDLAALKIEIEATAARLRLEQSLAAPNLVLGVATGREADREDLDTVLAGVTIPLFNRNQGGIATARANQESAAADLALATLALRSEVATAASRYQATTHALAVFRETVAGTLDENLELVQKSFASGKLRASEVLVFRREFVDSRRELIEAAADAWLARIALDLATGDTQLPTPNPDSTPSTPPETPR is encoded by the coding sequence GTGGCGGACCCCGCTGCAACCGGCCTGACTTTCGACCGCGCGGTCGCCCTCGCGTTGGAGCGCAGCCCGCAGGTTCAGTCCCAGTCCGCGGAGCTCCGCCGCGCGGAGGCCGAGCTCCTGGGCTCGCGCGTCTACCCCTTCAACCCCGTGATCGAGGCCTCGCGAGCCCGACGGGACGATGGTCAAGAGCAGACTCATGATCGTGAGGTGGGAATCTCGCAGGAAGTCGAGATCGCCGGCCAGCGCGGCAAACGCATCGCCACCGCGTCGAGTTCTCTCGACGCGATCCGCCTGCGCGTCTCGAGGGCGCGCCAGGAGCTTGCGGCAAACGTCGGTGAGGCCTTCGTCCTCGCCCTCCAGGCTCGCGAGCTCGAGGACCTGGCGAGGTTCGAGCAAGAGATTGCCCGCAGCCTGGCCGAATTCGAGCAGAGACGACTCGACGCCGGTGCCGGGACGCTCGTCGACCTCAACCTCGCGCGGGCGGCGGAAGGCCGCGCCCAGCGACAGGTCGAGCTCGCGATCGCGAGCGAAACCGCCGCGCGGGCGACGGTCGCCGAGCGGATCGGACTTTCACCCGCTGACCTGCCGAGGTTGGAGGGTGCGCTTCCCGAATCGTGGCCCAGCGCAGCGCCGCTCGAGGATCTCGAAAGCAGGGCACTCGACCAGCGCCAGGATCTGGCAGCGCTGAAGATCGAGATCGAGGCCACCGCGGCCCGCCTGCGACTGGAGCAATCGCTCGCCGCTCCGAACCTGGTGCTCGGCGTGGCCACGGGCCGGGAGGCCGATCGGGAAGACCTCGACACCGTCTTGGCGGGCGTGACCATTCCGCTCTTCAACCGCAACCAGGGGGGCATCGCCACGGCGCGGGCGAACCAGGAGAGCGCGGCTGCCGACCTGGCGCTGGCCACTCTCGCTCTGCGCAGCGAAGTCGCGACGGCAGCCAGCCGTTACCAGGCCACGACGCATGCGCTCGCGGTCTTCCGCGAGACCGTCGCCGGCACGCTCGACGAGAACCTCGAGCTCGTCCAGAAGTCCTTCGCGAGCGGCAAGCTCCGCGCCAGCGAGGTGCTGGTGTTCCGGCGCGAGTTCGTCGACAGCCGAAGGGAGCTGATCGAGGCCGCCGCCGACGCCTGGCTCGCGAGGATCGCCCTGGATCTCGCCACCGGAGACACCCAGCTCCCCACGCCGAACCCCGATTCGACCCCTTCGACTCCTCCGGAGACCCCCCGATGA
- a CDS encoding efflux RND transporter periplasmic adaptor subunit, which yields MTRFLRTLAPTCLAILGVGLAACDRAAAPDAESAAQESPAGDAKGTIHLSPEAVVSAGITLGAAEIRPLRTEIETTGSVDFDQRRFAHVSPRVGGRVEATLAEVGDLVRSGQVLARVDSIALGEAIGEYLQARARAELARETFERERGLFADRVSSEQEMLSAQAAAREADAALRGAEEHLHLLGLSDDKVHTLGYDQPRASVYEVRAPFAGTVVERHATLGEMVEPQAPLFQIADLSRVWVWIDVFERDLARVHLGDDVELQVEAFPRSAFEGKLVYLGSRVETESRTARARIEVPNPEGRLRPGMFARVRISDPHAADGKAESESVLAVPESALQRQGDDFVAFVALGDGRFESRKVRTGRKGDGFVEILDGLTAGESVAVSGTFVLKSEASKESLGGEE from the coding sequence ATGACCCGTTTCCTTCGCACCCTCGCTCCTACCTGCCTGGCGATTCTCGGCGTGGGACTCGCCGCTTGTGACCGCGCCGCTGCGCCCGACGCCGAGTCTGCCGCGCAGGAGAGCCCTGCCGGAGACGCCAAGGGGACCATCCACCTCTCGCCGGAAGCTGTCGTCAGCGCTGGGATCACCCTGGGCGCCGCCGAGATCCGTCCCCTTCGCACGGAGATCGAAACGACGGGCTCCGTGGACTTCGACCAGCGCCGGTTCGCACACGTGAGCCCTCGGGTCGGCGGTCGGGTCGAGGCCACCCTCGCCGAAGTCGGTGACCTCGTGCGGAGCGGGCAGGTGCTCGCCCGCGTCGATTCGATCGCCCTCGGCGAAGCCATCGGCGAGTACCTTCAGGCTCGCGCGCGGGCCGAGTTGGCGCGGGAGACCTTCGAGCGCGAACGGGGCCTATTCGCCGATCGCGTCTCCTCCGAGCAGGAAATGCTGTCCGCCCAGGCCGCGGCGCGCGAGGCGGACGCCGCGCTGCGCGGCGCCGAAGAGCACCTCCATCTTCTCGGGCTTTCGGACGACAAGGTGCACACCCTCGGGTACGACCAGCCGCGCGCTTCGGTTTACGAGGTCCGGGCGCCGTTCGCGGGCACGGTCGTCGAGCGCCACGCCACGCTGGGAGAGATGGTCGAGCCCCAGGCGCCGCTCTTCCAGATCGCGGACCTGTCGCGGGTCTGGGTCTGGATCGACGTCTTCGAGCGGGACCTCGCGCGCGTCCACCTGGGAGACGACGTCGAGTTGCAGGTCGAGGCCTTCCCGAGAAGCGCCTTTGAAGGGAAGCTCGTCTACCTCGGTAGTCGTGTCGAGACCGAGAGCCGCACGGCCCGGGCGCGTATCGAGGTGCCGAATCCGGAGGGACGGCTGCGTCCCGGCATGTTCGCCCGCGTCCGGATCTCGGACCCTCATGCCGCCGACGGCAAGGCCGAGTCCGAGTCCGTCCTGGCCGTGCCCGAGAGTGCCCTGCAACGCCAGGGGGACGACTTCGTCGCCTTCGTCGCACTCGGGGACGGGAGATTCGAGTCGCGGAAGGTCCGCACGGGAAGAAAGGGCGACGGCTTCGTCGAGATCCTCGACGGGCTCACCGCCGGCGAGTCCGTGGCTGTGTCGGGCACCTTCGTCCTGAAGTCCGAGGCCTCGAAAGAGAGCCTCGGGGGCGAGGAGTGA
- a CDS encoding efflux RND transporter permease subunit, with product MIRRIVDFSLDNRFLVIVLWLLIGLGGIYALTDLPIDAVPDVTNVQVQVLTNSPGLAPEEIEKFVTFPVETAMSGLPKVEEIRSISRFGLSAVTVVFEEDADIFWARQLIGERLTEAREAIPEGYGEPEMGPISTGLGEIYQFEVRGEPVCAAGAPDRPDCYTPMELRTLLDWVVNYQLRSVPGVVEVNSFGGELKTYQVTLDPDRLVAYGLSVGDVSRALGANNRNVGGGYIEHRGEQYVVRGEGLVERLEDLGEVVLSHDERGTPVYVRDVAKLEFAPMIRQGAVTRDGRGEAVVGVVMMLMGENSRAVTEGVKAKIEEVRKTLPAGVTIDTFYDRTDLVHRTIRTVATNLAEGGLLVVLVLLLLLGSFRAGLIAAISIPLSLLGAFILMRWYGISANLMSLGSIDFGLVVDGSVILIENVLRRLHERRHEAESLLEKVRAAAHEVSRPVVFAVGIIAIVFLPILGLRGIEGKMFRPMATALIFVLGFSLACALTLVPVLSSFFLNRVSEKEPLLFRWLHKVYPGALVRALGRRGWTVAAAVTVLVVAVAIAPFLGGEFIPRLDEGTIALQIWRLPSISLEESNRISTEVEKVVRAEFPEVSTIVSRTGRPEIATDPMGVEVSDTYIILKPGHHERFPDRESLVAALDEALRAKVPGAVFSFSQPIELRVSELISGVRSDVAVHLYGDDLTLLKTKADEIVRVLSRVPGAADVKAEQTQGLPMLRVRIDRDAIARYGVNADDALEVVEAIGGRTVGTVIEGQKRFDIQVRFAPSVRSGLERISDLRVAAPGVADGQPRLLPLSQLAKITVEDGPAQISRDRISRRINVELNVRGRDLATFVADAQRAVEAEVKLPTGWTVEWGGQFENLREASARLAVLLPLALLIVFLLLYTTFGSARLGTLIFLNVPIAATGGVVALALRGYPFSISAGVGFIALVGVATMNGLVLVSHVEKLRQMGMTLEEALLKGATEKMRAMVLAPFVAGLGFLPMAVSSSAGAEVQRPLATVVIGGLVTSTLLTLFVLPVLYRFFAARAAEVEI from the coding sequence ATGATTCGCCGAATCGTCGATTTCTCGCTCGACAACCGCTTTCTCGTCATCGTCCTTTGGCTGCTGATCGGCCTGGGCGGGATCTACGCTCTTACTGACTTGCCCATCGATGCGGTCCCGGACGTGACGAACGTCCAGGTTCAGGTCCTCACCAACAGCCCCGGGCTGGCTCCCGAGGAGATCGAGAAGTTCGTCACTTTCCCGGTCGAGACCGCGATGAGTGGACTGCCCAAGGTCGAGGAGATTCGCTCGATCTCGCGCTTCGGCCTTTCCGCGGTGACCGTCGTCTTCGAGGAGGACGCCGACATCTTCTGGGCTCGCCAGCTCATCGGCGAGCGCCTGACCGAGGCGCGTGAGGCGATTCCGGAAGGGTACGGCGAGCCCGAGATGGGGCCGATCTCGACCGGTCTCGGCGAGATCTACCAGTTCGAGGTGCGCGGCGAGCCCGTGTGCGCAGCCGGGGCGCCGGATCGACCCGACTGCTACACGCCGATGGAGCTGCGGACGCTGCTCGACTGGGTCGTCAACTATCAGCTCCGCTCCGTGCCGGGAGTGGTCGAGGTCAACTCGTTCGGCGGCGAGCTGAAGACCTACCAGGTGACGCTCGACCCCGACCGGCTCGTTGCCTACGGGCTCTCGGTCGGGGACGTCTCCCGCGCCCTGGGCGCCAACAATCGCAATGTCGGCGGCGGCTATATCGAGCACCGCGGTGAGCAGTACGTCGTGCGTGGTGAAGGGCTGGTCGAGCGTCTCGAAGACCTCGGCGAGGTCGTGCTCTCGCACGATGAGCGCGGAACACCGGTCTACGTCCGCGATGTGGCGAAGCTCGAGTTCGCACCCATGATCCGCCAGGGGGCGGTGACGCGCGATGGACGCGGCGAGGCGGTCGTGGGTGTCGTCATGATGTTGATGGGCGAGAACTCACGCGCCGTCACCGAGGGGGTCAAGGCCAAGATCGAGGAGGTCCGCAAGACGCTTCCCGCGGGCGTCACGATCGACACCTTCTACGACCGCACGGACCTCGTCCACCGCACCATCCGCACCGTCGCCACGAACCTGGCCGAGGGCGGGCTCCTCGTCGTCCTGGTTCTCCTCCTCCTTCTCGGAAGCTTCCGAGCCGGCCTGATCGCTGCCATCTCGATCCCGCTGTCGCTCCTGGGCGCCTTCATCCTGATGCGCTGGTACGGGATCTCCGCCAACCTGATGAGCCTCGGCTCGATCGACTTCGGGCTCGTGGTCGACGGATCGGTGATCCTCATCGAGAACGTGCTCCGGCGCCTACATGAGCGGCGTCACGAGGCCGAGTCGCTCCTCGAGAAGGTGCGGGCCGCGGCCCACGAAGTCTCCCGGCCGGTGGTCTTCGCCGTCGGGATCATCGCCATCGTCTTTCTGCCGATCCTGGGCCTGCGCGGCATCGAAGGAAAGATGTTCCGCCCGATGGCGACCGCCCTCATCTTCGTACTCGGCTTCTCTCTCGCCTGCGCATTGACGCTTGTTCCGGTTCTGTCGTCGTTCTTCTTGAACAGGGTCTCCGAGAAAGAGCCTCTCCTCTTCCGGTGGCTCCACAAGGTCTATCCAGGCGCGCTCGTCCGGGCCCTTGGCCGCCGCGGCTGGACGGTCGCAGCCGCGGTGACGGTCCTTGTCGTCGCCGTCGCAATTGCGCCGTTCCTGGGCGGCGAGTTCATTCCGCGCCTGGACGAGGGCACGATCGCCCTGCAGATCTGGCGTCTCCCCAGCATCTCGCTCGAGGAATCCAATCGGATCAGCACCGAGGTCGAGAAGGTGGTTCGTGCCGAATTCCCGGAGGTGTCGACCATCGTCTCGCGAACCGGCCGCCCCGAGATCGCGACCGATCCGATGGGCGTCGAAGTCAGCGACACCTACATCATCCTGAAACCGGGCCACCACGAGCGCTTCCCGGACCGAGAGTCGCTTGTCGCGGCGCTCGACGAGGCGTTGCGGGCGAAGGTCCCGGGCGCCGTCTTCAGCTTCTCGCAGCCGATCGAGCTCAGGGTCTCGGAGCTCATCTCCGGGGTCCGCTCCGACGTCGCCGTGCACCTGTACGGCGACGACCTGACGCTGCTCAAGACCAAGGCCGACGAGATCGTGCGCGTCCTCTCCCGGGTCCCTGGCGCCGCGGACGTGAAAGCCGAGCAGACGCAGGGGCTACCGATGCTCCGGGTGCGCATCGACCGCGATGCCATCGCACGCTATGGGGTGAACGCCGACGACGCCCTGGAGGTGGTCGAGGCGATCGGCGGGCGAACGGTCGGAACGGTCATCGAAGGCCAGAAGCGCTTCGACATCCAGGTGCGCTTCGCTCCTTCCGTGAGGAGCGGTCTGGAGCGCATTTCGGATCTCCGGGTCGCGGCACCGGGGGTGGCGGATGGGCAGCCGCGCCTCCTGCCGCTATCGCAACTGGCGAAGATAACCGTCGAGGACGGACCGGCGCAGATCAGTCGCGACCGCATCAGCCGCAGAATCAACGTCGAGCTCAATGTTCGAGGGCGGGATCTCGCCACCTTCGTCGCCGACGCACAGCGCGCGGTCGAAGCCGAAGTCAAGCTGCCGACGGGCTGGACCGTCGAGTGGGGCGGCCAGTTCGAGAATCTCCGCGAGGCCTCGGCCCGGCTGGCGGTGCTGCTACCGCTCGCTCTCCTGATCGTGTTCCTGCTGCTCTACACGACCTTCGGCTCGGCCCGGCTCGGCACGCTCATCTTCCTCAACGTGCCGATCGCGGCAACCGGGGGTGTGGTCGCGCTCGCGCTGCGGGGGTATCCCTTCTCGATCTCGGCGGGCGTCGGCTTCATCGCCCTCGTCGGCGTCGCGACGATGAACGGGCTCGTTCTCGTCTCGCACGTCGAGAAGCTCCGCCAGATGGGCATGACTCTCGAAGAGGCCCTGCTCAAGGGCGCCACCGAGAAGATGCGGGCGATGGTCCTCGCTCCCTTTGTCGCCGGCCTCGGCTTCCTGCCGATGGCGGTGTCGTCGAGCGCTGGCGCAGAAGTCCAGCGGCCGCTCGCCACGGTGGTGATCGGCGGTCTCGTCACGTCGACGCTGCTCACCCTGTTCGTCCTGCCGGTGCTATACCGGTTCTTCGCGGCCCGGGCCGCCGAAGTCGAGATCTAG
- a CDS encoding P-II family nitrogen regulator, with protein MKEIKAIVQPFMVEEILHRLENLEIPGVTLSEVRGWGRSRAEGARETVQEAGHAFALKTKIEIVVPDAMVAPIVDAIASAARTGRPGDGKIFVLGVERVLRIRTGEENEDGL; from the coding sequence ATGAAAGAGATCAAGGCAATCGTGCAGCCGTTCATGGTGGAAGAGATCCTGCATCGCCTCGAGAACCTCGAGATTCCAGGCGTCACTCTCTCCGAGGTTCGGGGCTGGGGCCGATCCCGGGCGGAGGGGGCGCGCGAAACCGTACAGGAAGCCGGCCACGCCTTCGCACTCAAGACGAAGATCGAGATTGTGGTGCCGGACGCCATGGTGGCGCCCATCGTCGACGCGATCGCCTCCGCCGCGCGCACGGGTCGACCCGGCGACGGCAAGATCTTCGTTTTGGGTGTCGAGCGTGTCCTTCGCATCCGCACCGGGGAGGAGAACGAGGATGGCCTCTGA
- the cadA gene encoding cadmium-translocating P-type ATPase codes for MASERARAFRVAGMDCAEEIATLRREVGPVVGGEAKLGFDLLRGRMTVDADMKSVPDSAIVTAVRKAGLAAEPWRAEGDDGSNDRLRRRRLVSTVVSGSATVAGFLLHAALAGGFGAALGREGMGGGHAVPLAARLVYVVAVLAGLVTVAPKAWLAFRRFRPDMNLLMTIAVLGAIVIGEWFEAATVAFLFAFSLALEAWSVGRARRAIAKLLDLAPPTARLVAPDGEREVHPSEIAVGSRVAVRPGERIPLDGRVLTGRSTLNQAPITGESRPVEKRPGDEVFAGTINGAGALEFETTSAAEATMLAKILRLVEEAQARRSPSERWVDRFAAIYTPFVFVTALLVALLPPLLFGAGWGEWGYRALVLLVIGCPCALVVSTPVAVVAGLAAAARHGVLVKGGAFLEAPARIRAFAFDKTGTLTHGRPRVLAVVPLSGHDERELLERLVALEARSEHPLAAAIRDYAADKGVSAPPAEDFQALEGKGAAGTVDGRTFWVGSHRYLEERGQETPEVHERLEAMSQAGQTAVVVGNETHVCGLVAVADGVRSNARESLRELHRLGIETTVMLTGDNRGTAEAIGRETGVSEIRAELLPDEKVTAIRELVERYGRVAMVGDGINDAPALASASLGIAMGGAGSDAAIETADIALLSDDLSRLPWLIRHSRQTLGVIRQNITFSLAVKAIFVALTFLGAASLWAAIAADMGAALLVVANSLRLLRG; via the coding sequence ATGGCCTCTGAGAGGGCGCGTGCGTTTCGGGTCGCCGGCATGGACTGCGCCGAAGAGATCGCGACGCTTCGCCGGGAGGTCGGTCCTGTCGTGGGCGGCGAAGCGAAGCTCGGCTTCGATCTCCTGCGCGGCAGGATGACCGTCGACGCGGACATGAAGTCCGTGCCCGACTCGGCGATCGTCACCGCGGTCCGAAAGGCGGGGCTCGCGGCCGAGCCCTGGCGAGCCGAAGGCGACGACGGCAGCAACGACCGCCTGCGGAGACGGCGCCTCGTCTCGACGGTGGTCTCCGGTTCCGCGACCGTCGCCGGATTCCTGCTTCATGCCGCCCTGGCGGGCGGCTTCGGAGCGGCGCTGGGCCGCGAGGGCATGGGCGGCGGGCACGCAGTCCCGCTTGCCGCACGACTGGTGTACGTCGTCGCCGTTCTGGCCGGGCTCGTCACTGTGGCACCCAAGGCATGGCTAGCCTTTCGCCGGTTCCGGCCCGACATGAACCTGCTGATGACGATCGCGGTCCTCGGAGCCATCGTGATCGGCGAGTGGTTCGAGGCCGCGACCGTGGCCTTCCTGTTCGCGTTCTCGCTCGCGCTCGAGGCCTGGAGCGTCGGGCGCGCGCGCCGGGCCATCGCAAAGCTCCTCGATCTTGCGCCCCCGACTGCGCGCCTCGTTGCGCCGGACGGGGAACGCGAAGTCCACCCTTCGGAAATCGCGGTCGGATCGCGCGTCGCCGTCAGGCCGGGCGAGCGCATCCCGCTCGATGGGCGGGTGCTCACCGGGCGTTCGACGCTGAACCAGGCGCCGATCACGGGCGAGAGCCGACCGGTCGAGAAGCGACCGGGGGACGAGGTGTTCGCGGGCACCATCAACGGGGCGGGTGCACTCGAATTCGAGACGACGTCCGCAGCCGAAGCGACGATGCTGGCCAAGATCCTGCGCCTGGTCGAGGAGGCGCAAGCTCGGCGCTCGCCCTCCGAGCGCTGGGTCGATCGCTTCGCCGCGATCTACACACCGTTCGTGTTTGTGACCGCCCTCCTCGTCGCGTTGCTGCCGCCGCTCCTGTTCGGCGCGGGCTGGGGCGAGTGGGGCTATCGGGCGCTCGTGCTCCTGGTCATCGGCTGTCCGTGCGCCTTGGTCGTCTCGACGCCCGTCGCCGTCGTCGCAGGGCTAGCAGCCGCCGCGCGGCACGGTGTGCTGGTCAAGGGTGGGGCCTTCCTCGAAGCGCCGGCCAGGATCCGCGCGTTCGCCTTCGACAAGACCGGGACTCTCACCCACGGCAGGCCGCGCGTGCTGGCGGTCGTGCCGCTCTCCGGTCACGACGAACGCGAGCTTCTCGAGCGCCTTGTCGCCCTCGAGGCGCGGAGCGAGCACCCGCTCGCGGCAGCCATTCGCGACTACGCCGCGGACAAGGGCGTCTCCGCGCCGCCCGCAGAGGACTTCCAGGCCCTCGAAGGCAAAGGGGCCGCGGGCACCGTCGACGGGCGCACGTTCTGGGTCGGTTCGCATCGCTACCTCGAGGAGCGGGGCCAGGAAACTCCCGAAGTCCACGAGCGGCTCGAAGCGATGTCGCAGGCGGGACAGACCGCCGTGGTCGTCGGCAACGAGACCCATGTCTGCGGCCTCGTCGCCGTGGCCGACGGCGTGCGCTCAAACGCCCGCGAGTCCCTCAGGGAGCTCCATCGGCTGGGTATCGAGACGACCGTAATGCTGACCGGTGACAACCGCGGCACGGCCGAGGCGATCGGCCGCGAGACCGGGGTCTCGGAGATCCGAGCGGAACTCCTTCCCGACGAGAAGGTCACGGCGATCCGCGAGCTCGTCGAGCGCTACGGGCGCGTGGCGATGGTCGGCGACGGGATCAACGATGCGCCGGCTCTGGCCAGTGCGAGCCTGGGCATTGCCATGGGCGGGGCGGGTTCAGACGCCGCCATCGAAACGGCTGACATCGCGCTGTTGTCGGACGATCTGTCGCGCCTGCCATGGCTCATTCGGCACTCCCGGCAAACGTTGGGAGTCATCCGCCAGAACATCACCTTCTCGCTCGCCGTGAAGGCGATCTTCGTCGCGCTCACGTTCCTTGGAGCTGCATCGCTCTGGGCTGCCATCGCCGCCGACATGGGCGCTGCCCTTCTCGTTGTCGCCAACTCGCTTCGCCTCCTCCGCGGTTGA
- a CDS encoding pirin: MVWKPANPQLELVLPGAPASQFHSTDVEPRARQTKRAGSLIRQALYLDQEDAYAAGEVGFLARALVQATLPHSDPKTNEFVRRNGHFTLSILAPTDVGLPFGRYPRLVLAYLTTEAVRRKSPDIELGSHFSHFCAALGIPPTTGPRGSLPMLREQLQRLFASTFQCIFHDESQGRHAGDGFLIAEKRELWWDPRPGKGEAAWGSHVLLSDRFFREATEAPVPLDLRVLRALRSPFEIDIYVWLTWRFFRLRRPVTIPWASLALQFGSRYSNPRHFKKRFLSYLRNVIDYYPEVRVGCGSKGLVLEPSATHVAPRRAPMKL; the protein is encoded by the coding sequence ATGGTCTGGAAGCCGGCAAACCCGCAGCTCGAGCTGGTGCTCCCCGGAGCCCCGGCGTCACAGTTTCATTCTACAGATGTTGAGCCTCGAGCCCGGCAGACCAAGCGCGCCGGCAGCCTGATTCGACAGGCGCTCTATCTCGACCAGGAGGACGCCTACGCCGCCGGCGAGGTCGGTTTCCTGGCCCGGGCGCTGGTCCAGGCGACCCTCCCCCACAGCGACCCCAAGACCAATGAGTTCGTCCGGCGGAACGGCCACTTCACGCTCTCGATCCTGGCGCCGACGGACGTCGGGCTCCCGTTCGGCCGGTACCCTCGTTTGGTCCTGGCCTACCTGACGACGGAAGCGGTGCGCCGCAAGAGCCCCGACATCGAGCTCGGCAGTCACTTCTCCCACTTCTGCGCCGCCCTCGGCATCCCGCCGACCACGGGGCCGCGCGGGTCGCTGCCGATGCTCCGGGAGCAGCTCCAGCGGCTCTTCGCCTCGACCTTCCAGTGCATCTTCCACGACGAGAGCCAGGGCCGGCACGCCGGCGACGGCTTCCTGATCGCCGAGAAGCGGGAGCTCTGGTGGGACCCGCGGCCTGGTAAGGGTGAGGCAGCCTGGGGCTCGCACGTCCTGCTCTCGGACCGCTTCTTCCGGGAGGCGACCGAGGCGCCGGTCCCACTCGACCTGCGGGTCCTGCGCGCCCTCCGGTCGCCTTTCGAGATCGACATCTACGTCTGGCTGACCTGGCGCTTCTTCCGGCTCCGTCGGCCGGTCACGATCCCATGGGCATCGCTGGCGCTCCAGTTCGGCTCGAGGTACTCCAACCCCCGGCATTTCAAGAAGCGGTTCCTCAGCTACCTGCGAAACGTCATCGACTACTACCCGGAGGTCCGTGTCGGTTGCGGAAGCAAGGGCCTAGTTCTCGAGCCGTCAGCGACTCACGTGGCGCCGCGACGTGCACCGATGAAACTGTGA